Proteins from a genomic interval of Quercus robur chromosome 9, dhQueRobu3.1, whole genome shotgun sequence:
- the LOC126699645 gene encoding VIN3-like protein 2 isoform X2, whose translation MSLVFSPQTLSLSTALSLSPLFHVLKTLTKPEERFSGMESVFSGCILDPEKCSRLSLGEKRELVHEIAQWPKDAPEMLQSFTRPELLEIICAEMGKERKYTGYTKSQMIGHLLKLVSQNSKRSDTDNSPAFSPAHIGHKRKRNIGPPSRQLTDLNHVPLENNEEEHAKILLCQNVACKATLNPEDAFCKRCSCCICHRYDDNKDPSLWLTCGSDAPYDLCGLSCHLECALKHERAGIMKNGCHTKLDGSFYCVSCEKINGLMRPSAFSTKRTGSWIANWFCRTWRKQMLIAKEARRVDVLCLRLSLAYKILMGTTLYKEVQKTVENAVNILNDEVGPLDQVCTSMARSIVNRLSCGSEVQKLCASALESFDSIFYPDYEEKKNPTACQIQFEKSTSTSVTIVLEYEDHLLKNFLGCRLWHRESVMKDYPDQPTFIVFRPQKIFHILYLQPSTEYFCKVSLFSSTEILSISEAKWVTSPSGGTFFRALDNGKAEHAIIAQNHPQVESTKSSNKLPNQANHTAKLQPLYDFNKSQCDGYHLLPPFIEAASSVSPKAVSPSTPCKPSGMGAVPVMGCKRPEESDYEHSVRVVKWLEHEGHMDEDFRVKFLSWFSLRATEQERNVVNVFVHVLLDDPPSLAGQLIHTFMDKISSEQKPVSRHGLCFRLWH comes from the exons ATGAGTCTTGTTTTTTCTccacaaactctctctctttccacaGCTTTGAGTTTGAGTCCTCTGTTTCATGTTTTAAAAACTCTAACTAAACCCGAAGAGAGGTTTTCAGGCATGGAGTCGGTTTTCTCAG gttgtATACTTGATCCTGAAAAATGTAGCCGGCTAAGCTTGGGAGAGAAAAGAGAGCTAGTCCATGAGATTGCCCAATGGCCAAAAGATGCCCCGGAGATGCTTCAATCCTTTACCCGCCCGGAGCTTCTTGAAATCATCTGTGCTGAAATGGGAAAAGAGAGGAAGTACACAGGATACACAAAATCTCAAATGATAGGACACCTTCTAAAGTTAGTTTCCCAGAATTCGAAGAGGAGCGATACTGATAATTCTCCTGCCTTTTCTCCAGCTCATATTGGtcataaaaggaaaaggaacaTAGGGCCCCCGTCTCGACAATTGACTGACCTGAATCATGTTCCTCTGGAGAACAATGAAGAAGAACATGCTAAAATCCTGCTCTGTCAGAATGTTGCGTGTAAAGCTACTTTGAATCCAGAGGATGCTTTTTGCAAGAGATGTTCTTGCTGCATCTGTCATCGTTATGATGATAACAAGGATCCTAGTCTGTGGTTGACCTGTGGCTCTGATGCTCCTTATGACCTGTGTGGATTGTCATGCCATTTGGAATGTGCTTTGAAGCATGAAAGAGCTGGTATTATGAAGAATGGATGTCATACAAAGTTGGATGGAAGCTTCTATTGTGTTTCTTGCGAAAAAATCAATGGGCTAATGAG ACCATCTGCTTTTAGTACCAAGAGAACAGGGTCATGGATTGCTAATTGGTTTTGTAGAACTTGGAGAAAACAAATGTTAATTGCCAAGGAAGCCAGAAGAGTGGATGTACTGTGCCTACGATTATCTTTGGCTTACAAGATTCTCATGGGAACAACACTATACAAAGAAGTTCAGAAGACAGTGGAAAATGCAGTGAATATACTGAACGATGAAGTGGGGCCTCTGGATCAGGTATGCACAAGTATGGCACGAAGCATTGTCAACCGACTCTCCTGTGGTTCTGAGGTTCAGAAGTTGTGTGCTTCTGCACTAGAATCTTTTGATTCAATATTTTACCCTGAttatgaggaaaagaaaaatccaactg CTTGTCAAATCCAATTTGAAAAGTCCACCTCTACCTCAGTGACCATTGTGCTAGAATATGAAGATCATCTGTTGAAAAACTTCCTAGGCTGCAGGCTGTGGCATCGCGAGTCTGTCATGAAGGATTATCCAGACCAACCCACTTTCATTGTATTTAGGCCACAGAAGATTTTCCATATACTCTATCTTCAACCTTCAACTGAATATTTCTGCAAGGTTTCTTTGTTTAGCAGCACTGAGATATTGAGTATTTCAGAAGCTAAATGGGTGACATCTCCATCAGGTGGAACCTTTTTCAGGGCTTTAGATAATGGAAAGGCAGAACATGCAATAATAGCTCAAAATCATCCTCAGGTGGAGTCAACAAAGTCTAGTAACAAGTTACCAAACCAAGCAAACCACACTGCAAAGCTTCAGCCATTGTATGACTTCAACAAGAGCCAGTGTGACGGGTATCATTTGCTGCCTCCTTTCATTGAAGCCGCATCTTCAGTAAGCCCCAAAGCGGTTTCTCCTTCCACACCTTGTAAACCTAGTGGAATGGGGGCAGTTCCGGTTATGGGTTGTAAAAGACCTGAGGAGAGTGATTATGAACACTCTGTGCGAGTAGTCAAATGGTTAGAGCATGAAGGGCACATGGATGAAGattttagagtaaaatttctgtCTTGGTTCAGCCTCAGGGCTACAGAGCAAGAGAGAAACGTGGTTAATGTCTTTGTGCATGTTTTGCTTGATGACCCTCCAAGTTTAGCTGGACAGCTTATACATACCTTCATGGACAAGATATCAAGCGAACAAAAGCCAGTTTCTAGGCATGGGCTTTGCTTCAGGTTGTGGCACTAA
- the LOC126699645 gene encoding VIN3-like protein 2 isoform X4: MSLVFSPQTLSLSTALSLSPLFHVLKTLTKPEERFSGMESVFSGCILDPEKCSRLSLGEKRELVHEIAQWPKDAPEMLQSFTRPELLEIICAEMGKERKYTGYTKSQMIGHLLKLVSQNSKRSDTDNSPAFSPAHIGHKRKRNIGPPSRQLTDLNHVPLENNEEEHAKILLCQNVACKATLNPEDAFCKRCSCCICHRYDDNKDPSLWLTCGSDAPYDLCGLSCHLECALKHERAGIMKNGCHTKLDGSFYCVSCEKINGLMRTWRKQMLIAKEARRVDVLCLRLSLAYKILMGTTLYKEVQKTVENAVNILNDEVGPLDQVCTSMARSIVNRLSCGSEVQKLCASALESFDSIFYPDYEEKKNPTACQIQFEKSTSTSVTIVLEYEDHLLKNFLGCRLWHRESVMKDYPDQPTFIVFRPQKIFHILYLQPSTEYFCKVSLFSSTEILSISEAKWVTSPSGGTFFRALDNGKAEHAIIAQNHPQVESTKSSNKLPNQANHTAKLQPLYDFNKSQCDGYHLLPPFIEAASSVSPKAVSPSTPCKPSGMGAVPVMGCKRPEESDYEHSVRVVKWLEHEGHMDEDFRVKFLSWFSLRATEQERNVVNVFVHVLLDDPPSLAGQLIHTFMDKISSEQKPVSRHGLCFRLWH; the protein is encoded by the exons ATGAGTCTTGTTTTTTCTccacaaactctctctctttccacaGCTTTGAGTTTGAGTCCTCTGTTTCATGTTTTAAAAACTCTAACTAAACCCGAAGAGAGGTTTTCAGGCATGGAGTCGGTTTTCTCAG gttgtATACTTGATCCTGAAAAATGTAGCCGGCTAAGCTTGGGAGAGAAAAGAGAGCTAGTCCATGAGATTGCCCAATGGCCAAAAGATGCCCCGGAGATGCTTCAATCCTTTACCCGCCCGGAGCTTCTTGAAATCATCTGTGCTGAAATGGGAAAAGAGAGGAAGTACACAGGATACACAAAATCTCAAATGATAGGACACCTTCTAAAGTTAGTTTCCCAGAATTCGAAGAGGAGCGATACTGATAATTCTCCTGCCTTTTCTCCAGCTCATATTGGtcataaaaggaaaaggaacaTAGGGCCCCCGTCTCGACAATTGACTGACCTGAATCATGTTCCTCTGGAGAACAATGAAGAAGAACATGCTAAAATCCTGCTCTGTCAGAATGTTGCGTGTAAAGCTACTTTGAATCCAGAGGATGCTTTTTGCAAGAGATGTTCTTGCTGCATCTGTCATCGTTATGATGATAACAAGGATCCTAGTCTGTGGTTGACCTGTGGCTCTGATGCTCCTTATGACCTGTGTGGATTGTCATGCCATTTGGAATGTGCTTTGAAGCATGAAAGAGCTGGTATTATGAAGAATGGATGTCATACAAAGTTGGATGGAAGCTTCTATTGTGTTTCTTGCGAAAAAATCAATGGGCTAATGAG AACTTGGAGAAAACAAATGTTAATTGCCAAGGAAGCCAGAAGAGTGGATGTACTGTGCCTACGATTATCTTTGGCTTACAAGATTCTCATGGGAACAACACTATACAAAGAAGTTCAGAAGACAGTGGAAAATGCAGTGAATATACTGAACGATGAAGTGGGGCCTCTGGATCAGGTATGCACAAGTATGGCACGAAGCATTGTCAACCGACTCTCCTGTGGTTCTGAGGTTCAGAAGTTGTGTGCTTCTGCACTAGAATCTTTTGATTCAATATTTTACCCTGAttatgaggaaaagaaaaatccaactg CTTGTCAAATCCAATTTGAAAAGTCCACCTCTACCTCAGTGACCATTGTGCTAGAATATGAAGATCATCTGTTGAAAAACTTCCTAGGCTGCAGGCTGTGGCATCGCGAGTCTGTCATGAAGGATTATCCAGACCAACCCACTTTCATTGTATTTAGGCCACAGAAGATTTTCCATATACTCTATCTTCAACCTTCAACTGAATATTTCTGCAAGGTTTCTTTGTTTAGCAGCACTGAGATATTGAGTATTTCAGAAGCTAAATGGGTGACATCTCCATCAGGTGGAACCTTTTTCAGGGCTTTAGATAATGGAAAGGCAGAACATGCAATAATAGCTCAAAATCATCCTCAGGTGGAGTCAACAAAGTCTAGTAACAAGTTACCAAACCAAGCAAACCACACTGCAAAGCTTCAGCCATTGTATGACTTCAACAAGAGCCAGTGTGACGGGTATCATTTGCTGCCTCCTTTCATTGAAGCCGCATCTTCAGTAAGCCCCAAAGCGGTTTCTCCTTCCACACCTTGTAAACCTAGTGGAATGGGGGCAGTTCCGGTTATGGGTTGTAAAAGACCTGAGGAGAGTGATTATGAACACTCTGTGCGAGTAGTCAAATGGTTAGAGCATGAAGGGCACATGGATGAAGattttagagtaaaatttctgtCTTGGTTCAGCCTCAGGGCTACAGAGCAAGAGAGAAACGTGGTTAATGTCTTTGTGCATGTTTTGCTTGATGACCCTCCAAGTTTAGCTGGACAGCTTATACATACCTTCATGGACAAGATATCAAGCGAACAAAAGCCAGTTTCTAGGCATGGGCTTTGCTTCAGGTTGTGGCACTAA
- the LOC126699645 gene encoding VIN3-like protein 2 isoform X1, protein MSLVFSPQTLSLSTALSLSPLFHVLKTLTKPEERFSGMESVFSGCILDPEKCSRLSLGEKRELVHEIAQWPKDAPEMLQSFTRPELLEIICAEMGKERKYTGYTKSQMIGHLLKLVSQNSKRSDTDNSPAFSPAHIGHKRKRNIGPPSRQLTDLNHVPLENNEEEHAKILLCQNVACKATLNPEDAFCKRCSCCICHRYDDNKDPSLWLTCGSDAPYDLCGLSCHLECALKHERAGIMKNGCHTKLDGSFYCVSCEKINGLMRPSAFSTKRTGSWIANWFCRTWRKQMLIAKEARRVDVLCLRLSLAYKILMGTTLYKEVQKTVENAVNILNDEVGPLDQVCTSMARSIVNRLSCGSEVQKLCASALESFDSIFYPDYEEKKNPTAACQIQFEKSTSTSVTIVLEYEDHLLKNFLGCRLWHRESVMKDYPDQPTFIVFRPQKIFHILYLQPSTEYFCKVSLFSSTEILSISEAKWVTSPSGGTFFRALDNGKAEHAIIAQNHPQVESTKSSNKLPNQANHTAKLQPLYDFNKSQCDGYHLLPPFIEAASSVSPKAVSPSTPCKPSGMGAVPVMGCKRPEESDYEHSVRVVKWLEHEGHMDEDFRVKFLSWFSLRATEQERNVVNVFVHVLLDDPPSLAGQLIHTFMDKISSEQKPVSRHGLCFRLWH, encoded by the exons ATGAGTCTTGTTTTTTCTccacaaactctctctctttccacaGCTTTGAGTTTGAGTCCTCTGTTTCATGTTTTAAAAACTCTAACTAAACCCGAAGAGAGGTTTTCAGGCATGGAGTCGGTTTTCTCAG gttgtATACTTGATCCTGAAAAATGTAGCCGGCTAAGCTTGGGAGAGAAAAGAGAGCTAGTCCATGAGATTGCCCAATGGCCAAAAGATGCCCCGGAGATGCTTCAATCCTTTACCCGCCCGGAGCTTCTTGAAATCATCTGTGCTGAAATGGGAAAAGAGAGGAAGTACACAGGATACACAAAATCTCAAATGATAGGACACCTTCTAAAGTTAGTTTCCCAGAATTCGAAGAGGAGCGATACTGATAATTCTCCTGCCTTTTCTCCAGCTCATATTGGtcataaaaggaaaaggaacaTAGGGCCCCCGTCTCGACAATTGACTGACCTGAATCATGTTCCTCTGGAGAACAATGAAGAAGAACATGCTAAAATCCTGCTCTGTCAGAATGTTGCGTGTAAAGCTACTTTGAATCCAGAGGATGCTTTTTGCAAGAGATGTTCTTGCTGCATCTGTCATCGTTATGATGATAACAAGGATCCTAGTCTGTGGTTGACCTGTGGCTCTGATGCTCCTTATGACCTGTGTGGATTGTCATGCCATTTGGAATGTGCTTTGAAGCATGAAAGAGCTGGTATTATGAAGAATGGATGTCATACAAAGTTGGATGGAAGCTTCTATTGTGTTTCTTGCGAAAAAATCAATGGGCTAATGAG ACCATCTGCTTTTAGTACCAAGAGAACAGGGTCATGGATTGCTAATTGGTTTTGTAGAACTTGGAGAAAACAAATGTTAATTGCCAAGGAAGCCAGAAGAGTGGATGTACTGTGCCTACGATTATCTTTGGCTTACAAGATTCTCATGGGAACAACACTATACAAAGAAGTTCAGAAGACAGTGGAAAATGCAGTGAATATACTGAACGATGAAGTGGGGCCTCTGGATCAGGTATGCACAAGTATGGCACGAAGCATTGTCAACCGACTCTCCTGTGGTTCTGAGGTTCAGAAGTTGTGTGCTTCTGCACTAGAATCTTTTGATTCAATATTTTACCCTGAttatgaggaaaagaaaaatccaactg CAGCTTGTCAAATCCAATTTGAAAAGTCCACCTCTACCTCAGTGACCATTGTGCTAGAATATGAAGATCATCTGTTGAAAAACTTCCTAGGCTGCAGGCTGTGGCATCGCGAGTCTGTCATGAAGGATTATCCAGACCAACCCACTTTCATTGTATTTAGGCCACAGAAGATTTTCCATATACTCTATCTTCAACCTTCAACTGAATATTTCTGCAAGGTTTCTTTGTTTAGCAGCACTGAGATATTGAGTATTTCAGAAGCTAAATGGGTGACATCTCCATCAGGTGGAACCTTTTTCAGGGCTTTAGATAATGGAAAGGCAGAACATGCAATAATAGCTCAAAATCATCCTCAGGTGGAGTCAACAAAGTCTAGTAACAAGTTACCAAACCAAGCAAACCACACTGCAAAGCTTCAGCCATTGTATGACTTCAACAAGAGCCAGTGTGACGGGTATCATTTGCTGCCTCCTTTCATTGAAGCCGCATCTTCAGTAAGCCCCAAAGCGGTTTCTCCTTCCACACCTTGTAAACCTAGTGGAATGGGGGCAGTTCCGGTTATGGGTTGTAAAAGACCTGAGGAGAGTGATTATGAACACTCTGTGCGAGTAGTCAAATGGTTAGAGCATGAAGGGCACATGGATGAAGattttagagtaaaatttctgtCTTGGTTCAGCCTCAGGGCTACAGAGCAAGAGAGAAACGTGGTTAATGTCTTTGTGCATGTTTTGCTTGATGACCCTCCAAGTTTAGCTGGACAGCTTATACATACCTTCATGGACAAGATATCAAGCGAACAAAAGCCAGTTTCTAGGCATGGGCTTTGCTTCAGGTTGTGGCACTAA
- the LOC126699899 gene encoding LOW QUALITY PROTEIN: NADH-ubiquinone oxidoreductase chain 2 (The sequence of the model RefSeq protein was modified relative to this genomic sequence to represent the inferred CDS: inserted 1 base in 1 codon) gives MWAPDIYEGSPTPVTAFLSIVPKISISANISRVSIYGSYGATLQQIFFFCSIASMILGALAAMAQTKVKRPLAHSSIGHVGYIRTGFSCGTIEGIKSLLTGIFIYALMTIDAFAIVLALRQTRVKYIADLGALAKTNPILAITFSITMFSYAGIPPLAGFCSKFYLFFTALGCGASFLAPVGVVTRVIGRWAIGRLPRVSKFXGPKAVLLAPDT, from the exons ATGTGGGCACCTGATATCTATGAGGGTTCGCCCACCCCGGTTACAGCATTCCTTTCTATTGTGCCTAAAATCTCTATTTCTGCTAATATTTCACGTGTTTCTATTTATGGTTCCTATGGAGCTACATTGCAACAAATCTTCTTTTTCTGCAGCATTGCTTCTATGATCTTAGGAGCACTGGCCGCCATGGCCCAAACGAAAGTAAAAAGACCTCTAGCTCATAGTTCAATTGGACATGTAGGTTATATTCGTACTGGTTTCTCATGTGGAACCATAGAAGGAATTAAATCACTACTAACTGGTATCTTTATTTATGCATTAATGACGATAGATGCATTCGCTATAGTTTTAGCATTACGGCAAACCCGTGTCAAATATATAGCGGATTTGGGCGCTCTAGCCAAAACGAATCCTATTTTGGCTATTACCTTCTCCATTACTATGTTCTCATACGCAGGAATACCCCCGTTAGCCGGCTTTTGTAGCAAATTCTATTTGTTCTTCACCGCTTTGGGTTGTGGGGCTTCCTTCCTAGCCCCAGTGGGAGTAGTGACTAGAGTTATAGGTCGTTGGGCGATTGGAAGGTTGCCACGAGTAAGTAAGT GGGGACCGAAGGCAGTTCTCCTTGCACCGGACACGTAG
- the LOC126699645 gene encoding VIN3-like protein 2 isoform X3, with amino-acid sequence MSLVFSPQTLSLSTALSLSPLFHVLKTLTKPEERFSGMESVFSGCILDPEKCSRLSLGEKRELVHEIAQWPKDAPEMLQSFTRPELLEIICAEMGKERKYTGYTKSQMIGHLLKLVSQNSKRSDTDNSPAFSPAHIGHKRKRNIGPPSRQLTDLNHVPLENNEEEHAKILLCQNVACKATLNPEDAFCKRCSCCICHRYDDNKDPSLWLTCGSDAPYDLCGLSCHLECALKHERAGIMKNGCHTKLDGSFYCVSCEKINGLMRTWRKQMLIAKEARRVDVLCLRLSLAYKILMGTTLYKEVQKTVENAVNILNDEVGPLDQVCTSMARSIVNRLSCGSEVQKLCASALESFDSIFYPDYEEKKNPTAACQIQFEKSTSTSVTIVLEYEDHLLKNFLGCRLWHRESVMKDYPDQPTFIVFRPQKIFHILYLQPSTEYFCKVSLFSSTEILSISEAKWVTSPSGGTFFRALDNGKAEHAIIAQNHPQVESTKSSNKLPNQANHTAKLQPLYDFNKSQCDGYHLLPPFIEAASSVSPKAVSPSTPCKPSGMGAVPVMGCKRPEESDYEHSVRVVKWLEHEGHMDEDFRVKFLSWFSLRATEQERNVVNVFVHVLLDDPPSLAGQLIHTFMDKISSEQKPVSRHGLCFRLWH; translated from the exons ATGAGTCTTGTTTTTTCTccacaaactctctctctttccacaGCTTTGAGTTTGAGTCCTCTGTTTCATGTTTTAAAAACTCTAACTAAACCCGAAGAGAGGTTTTCAGGCATGGAGTCGGTTTTCTCAG gttgtATACTTGATCCTGAAAAATGTAGCCGGCTAAGCTTGGGAGAGAAAAGAGAGCTAGTCCATGAGATTGCCCAATGGCCAAAAGATGCCCCGGAGATGCTTCAATCCTTTACCCGCCCGGAGCTTCTTGAAATCATCTGTGCTGAAATGGGAAAAGAGAGGAAGTACACAGGATACACAAAATCTCAAATGATAGGACACCTTCTAAAGTTAGTTTCCCAGAATTCGAAGAGGAGCGATACTGATAATTCTCCTGCCTTTTCTCCAGCTCATATTGGtcataaaaggaaaaggaacaTAGGGCCCCCGTCTCGACAATTGACTGACCTGAATCATGTTCCTCTGGAGAACAATGAAGAAGAACATGCTAAAATCCTGCTCTGTCAGAATGTTGCGTGTAAAGCTACTTTGAATCCAGAGGATGCTTTTTGCAAGAGATGTTCTTGCTGCATCTGTCATCGTTATGATGATAACAAGGATCCTAGTCTGTGGTTGACCTGTGGCTCTGATGCTCCTTATGACCTGTGTGGATTGTCATGCCATTTGGAATGTGCTTTGAAGCATGAAAGAGCTGGTATTATGAAGAATGGATGTCATACAAAGTTGGATGGAAGCTTCTATTGTGTTTCTTGCGAAAAAATCAATGGGCTAATGAG AACTTGGAGAAAACAAATGTTAATTGCCAAGGAAGCCAGAAGAGTGGATGTACTGTGCCTACGATTATCTTTGGCTTACAAGATTCTCATGGGAACAACACTATACAAAGAAGTTCAGAAGACAGTGGAAAATGCAGTGAATATACTGAACGATGAAGTGGGGCCTCTGGATCAGGTATGCACAAGTATGGCACGAAGCATTGTCAACCGACTCTCCTGTGGTTCTGAGGTTCAGAAGTTGTGTGCTTCTGCACTAGAATCTTTTGATTCAATATTTTACCCTGAttatgaggaaaagaaaaatccaactg CAGCTTGTCAAATCCAATTTGAAAAGTCCACCTCTACCTCAGTGACCATTGTGCTAGAATATGAAGATCATCTGTTGAAAAACTTCCTAGGCTGCAGGCTGTGGCATCGCGAGTCTGTCATGAAGGATTATCCAGACCAACCCACTTTCATTGTATTTAGGCCACAGAAGATTTTCCATATACTCTATCTTCAACCTTCAACTGAATATTTCTGCAAGGTTTCTTTGTTTAGCAGCACTGAGATATTGAGTATTTCAGAAGCTAAATGGGTGACATCTCCATCAGGTGGAACCTTTTTCAGGGCTTTAGATAATGGAAAGGCAGAACATGCAATAATAGCTCAAAATCATCCTCAGGTGGAGTCAACAAAGTCTAGTAACAAGTTACCAAACCAAGCAAACCACACTGCAAAGCTTCAGCCATTGTATGACTTCAACAAGAGCCAGTGTGACGGGTATCATTTGCTGCCTCCTTTCATTGAAGCCGCATCTTCAGTAAGCCCCAAAGCGGTTTCTCCTTCCACACCTTGTAAACCTAGTGGAATGGGGGCAGTTCCGGTTATGGGTTGTAAAAGACCTGAGGAGAGTGATTATGAACACTCTGTGCGAGTAGTCAAATGGTTAGAGCATGAAGGGCACATGGATGAAGattttagagtaaaatttctgtCTTGGTTCAGCCTCAGGGCTACAGAGCAAGAGAGAAACGTGGTTAATGTCTTTGTGCATGTTTTGCTTGATGACCCTCCAAGTTTAGCTGGACAGCTTATACATACCTTCATGGACAAGATATCAAGCGAACAAAAGCCAGTTTCTAGGCATGGGCTTTGCTTCAGGTTGTGGCACTAA